The DNA window CGCGAGAAATTTTTGTGAGACCTGCAACCACACCTTCTAAACCTGGACTGTAATTTGGATGATTTTTTTCTGCCATGATCATTCTCCTTCAACTTCTGTGCTCATGTTTTCGAGCCTCTTTAATTATGGAATATATTTAAGTGTTTTGTATAAATCTTCTCTCGTTTGCATGGTATCCAGAAAGCCTTTTTGGGTTCCGGTAGAGCGAAGCTCTGCAAGGGCTTCCTGCATTGATTTTGCCACTACTCGAAACAAGGTCATGGGGAAGATAACCATGTTGTATCCCCACTGCTCAAACTGGGAAACGCTGTAATAGGGCGTCTTACCAAACTCCGTCATATTTGCAAGCAATGGAACATCAATCGCTTTGCGCATCGCCTTGAAATCTTCTTCAGAACGCATAGCCTCTGGGAAAACTGCATCAGCACCAGCTTTCACGTAGGCCTTCGCTCTGGAAACAGCAGCGTCAAAACCTTCCACTGCAGCGGCATCGGTTCTAGCGATCAGCAAAAAGTCTGCATCAGTCTTTGCCTGCTGCGCGCGATGAATGCGCTCACACATCTCATCCACTGAAACC is part of the Deltaproteobacteria bacterium CG11_big_fil_rev_8_21_14_0_20_42_23 genome and encodes:
- the prpB gene encoding methylisocitrate lyase, with protein sequence MKAKPQHFRKLLQQGTVVMPGVFNAYSALLAEQAGFQAYYISGAGLANAEFARPDIGLTTCAEAQEHARRIDAAVGIPGISDVDTGFEDEACMMQSFQIAGLAGVHMEDQVDQKKCGHLEGKQLVSVDEMCERIHRAQQAKTDADFLLIARTDAAAVEGFDAAVSRAKAYVKAGADAVFPEAMRSEEDFKAMRKAIDVPLLANMTEFGKTPYYSVSQFEQWGYNMVIFPMTLFRVVAKSMQEALAELRSTGTQKGFLDTMQTREDLYKTLKYIP